A single genomic interval of Halorubrum aethiopicum harbors:
- a CDS encoding DUF4212 domain-containing protein has protein sequence MTDNDTHDRANAPETDGGVATGAAQAHKETDYLGSEVNILNPSTPYMRDHLRIVWTGFAVWVLAIWGPVTLTRIAPGPMTSQMPILGFPLHYFLVAFGAPTSALILAFWYSRKRDALDEKYGIDHGTEADAPSGADVAATDGGSDE, from the coding sequence ATGACAGATAACGACACCCACGACCGAGCGAACGCCCCCGAGACGGACGGCGGCGTCGCGACCGGAGCCGCACAGGCACACAAGGAGACCGACTACCTCGGCTCGGAGGTGAACATCCTCAACCCGAGCACGCCGTACATGCGCGATCACCTCCGTATCGTCTGGACGGGGTTCGCCGTGTGGGTCCTCGCGATCTGGGGGCCCGTGACGCTGACGCGGATCGCGCCCGGCCCGATGACGAGCCAGATGCCGATCTTAGGCTTCCCGCTCCACTACTTCCTCGTCGCGTTCGGCGCGCCGACCAGCGCGCTGATCTTGGCGTTCTGGTACTCGCGCAAGCGGGACGCGCTCGACGAGAAGTACGGGATCGACCACGGCACCGAAGCGGACGCCCCGAGCGGGGCTGACGTCGCGGCGACCGACGGGGGATCCGACGAATGA
- the acs gene encoding acetate--CoA ligase — translation MTEDDGQLEARLQEQEVFEPSDSFVSGANVSDPGIYEEFEENWPECWEGAADLLDWETEYDRVLDDDDPPFYEWFTGGELNASANCLDRHLDERGDEAAIEWVGEPVDEEDRTYTYEELHREVNEFAAALREMGVEEDDVVTMYMPMIPELPVAMLACARIGAPHSVVFAGFSAEALATRMNSADSEYLVTCDGYYRRGDPLDHLSKANEGLEDVEHGTETIVVDRLGPNDDDFGHDLGDDQHDYDALVEAHAGAEVEPVTRDAEDMLFLMYTSGTTGKPKGVKHTTGGYLSWVSWTSQAVLDIKPEDTYFCSADIGWITGHSYIVYGPLALGTTTMMYEGTPDHPDRDRLWEIIEEYEATQLYTAPTAIRAFMKWGSEYPAAHDLSSLRLLGTVGEPINPRAWKWYYKHIGDEECPVVDTWWQTETGGMMITTLPGVKDMKPGSAGPPLPGLDVQILDTAGEEIEPGQAGYLTVQKPWPGMLRTLYKNDERFIEEYWAEYSDTDSDDPDDWVYFPEDGAKIDEDGYITVLGRVDDVINVSGHRLGTMEIESAIVGVEGVAEAAVVGGNHDIKGEAVYAYVITEDGYEGDDDLRERIVAGVEDAIGPIARPERIVFSPDLPKTRSGKIMRRLLENIADGEEIGNTSTLRNPEIVEEIQAKAADD, via the coding sequence ATGACCGAGGACGACGGACAACTGGAAGCACGGCTACAGGAACAGGAGGTGTTCGAGCCGTCCGACTCCTTCGTATCGGGGGCGAACGTGAGCGATCCCGGGATCTACGAGGAGTTCGAGGAGAACTGGCCGGAGTGCTGGGAGGGGGCGGCCGATCTCCTCGACTGGGAGACGGAGTACGACCGCGTGCTCGACGACGACGACCCGCCGTTCTACGAGTGGTTCACGGGCGGCGAGCTGAACGCCTCCGCGAACTGCCTCGACCGACACCTCGACGAGCGCGGCGACGAGGCCGCCATCGAGTGGGTCGGCGAGCCGGTCGACGAGGAGGACCGGACGTACACCTACGAGGAGCTCCACCGCGAGGTCAACGAGTTCGCGGCCGCGCTCCGGGAGATGGGCGTCGAGGAGGACGACGTCGTCACGATGTACATGCCGATGATCCCGGAGCTGCCGGTCGCGATGCTGGCGTGCGCTCGCATCGGCGCGCCACACAGCGTCGTCTTCGCGGGGTTCTCCGCGGAGGCGCTCGCGACCCGGATGAACTCGGCGGACTCCGAGTACCTCGTCACGTGTGACGGCTACTACCGCCGCGGCGACCCGCTCGATCACCTCTCGAAGGCCAACGAGGGCCTCGAGGACGTCGAGCACGGCACCGAGACGATCGTCGTCGACCGGCTCGGTCCCAACGACGACGACTTCGGCCACGACCTAGGCGACGACCAGCACGACTACGACGCGCTCGTCGAGGCGCACGCCGGCGCGGAGGTCGAGCCCGTGACGCGGGACGCCGAGGACATGCTCTTCCTGATGTACACCTCGGGGACGACCGGGAAACCCAAGGGCGTGAAACACACGACGGGCGGCTACCTCTCGTGGGTCTCGTGGACCTCGCAGGCGGTGCTCGACATCAAGCCCGAGGACACCTACTTCTGTTCGGCCGACATCGGCTGGATCACGGGACACTCCTACATCGTGTACGGGCCGCTCGCGCTCGGCACGACGACGATGATGTACGAGGGGACGCCGGATCACCCCGACCGCGACCGCCTCTGGGAGATCATCGAGGAGTACGAGGCGACCCAGCTGTACACCGCGCCGACCGCGATCCGCGCGTTCATGAAGTGGGGCTCGGAGTACCCCGCCGCCCACGACCTCTCCAGCCTCCGGCTGCTCGGAACCGTCGGCGAGCCGATCAACCCGCGCGCCTGGAAGTGGTACTACAAGCACATCGGCGACGAGGAGTGTCCGGTCGTCGACACCTGGTGGCAGACGGAGACCGGCGGGATGATGATCACGACGCTGCCGGGCGTCAAGGACATGAAACCCGGCTCCGCCGGGCCGCCGCTCCCCGGACTCGACGTACAGATCCTCGACACGGCGGGCGAGGAGATCGAGCCGGGACAGGCCGGCTACCTCACGGTCCAGAAGCCGTGGCCGGGGATGTTGCGGACCCTCTATAAGAACGACGAGCGGTTCATCGAGGAGTACTGGGCGGAGTACTCCGACACCGACAGCGACGACCCCGACGACTGGGTGTACTTCCCCGAGGACGGCGCGAAGATCGACGAGGACGGCTACATCACCGTGCTCGGCCGCGTCGACGACGTGATCAACGTCTCCGGCCACCGGCTCGGGACGATGGAGATCGAGTCGGCGATCGTCGGCGTCGAGGGGGTCGCCGAGGCCGCCGTCGTCGGCGGCAACCACGACATCAAGGGCGAGGCCGTCTACGCGTACGTGATCACGGAGGACGGCTACGAGGGGGACGACGACCTCCGCGAGCGGATCGTCGCGGGCGTCGAGGACGCTATCGGCCCGATCGCCCGCCCCGAGCGGATCGTGTTCAGCCCCGACCTCCCGAAGACCCGCTCCGGGAAGATCATGCGACGCCTGCTCGAGAACATCGCCGACGGCGAGGAGATCGGCAACACCAGCACGCTTCGTAACCCCGAGATCGTCGAGGAGATCCAAGCCAAGGCGGCCGACGACTGA
- a CDS encoding bacterio-opsin activator domain-containing protein, translating into MSEALPADSYDALVTAAGTYRAAVVVRLAGEAGLRTAEITRVRPCDLGESPAAEGTFLLAVPAEGSAEPERAETDVDAADDAVPIDRETVVPASLAADLRRYAESEGLAAGDPLVGVSPRRVQMLVRETAERARERRDDPALSSVTPRTLRRTFARRLLVDRGVDPHVVREAGGWETLDALDAHLDPLDGEAIAAAVAGGSGDDGGKDDDGDRDDDGDRVGSGDPTEDREGPTDRGTREDPTLTLVGAFEAVARVPDREALFETVVDRVSETDRWREAQVRRGPSTEETGPTDERSESVLEDDRWLSVPIGHRETTYGTLRLLPDGAPARPAERREAEALGRCLGWAVTAGRWRDLLHSDAVTEVEFHTAAADAFLASTSAALDCRIELESTVAVSGSASRWYLSVMGTGPQAVADAVDDAEGVAELRVIETREDGCAVSARATGGSIVRALTGHGAAVREAVAEEGRVRVVADLPDGTDVRPIADDLREAFSDARLVSKESIARSPRTESALREGVIDRLTDRQWATLSAAYHSGYFDWPRGSTAEEVADAMDVSSPTFHNHLRKAERALLETLFEERDARDRP; encoded by the coding sequence ATGAGCGAGGCGCTCCCCGCCGACTCGTACGACGCGCTCGTGACGGCGGCGGGGACGTACCGCGCCGCGGTCGTCGTCCGACTGGCGGGAGAGGCCGGCCTGCGGACCGCCGAGATCACCCGCGTCCGCCCGTGCGACCTCGGAGAGTCGCCGGCGGCCGAGGGGACGTTCCTCCTCGCGGTACCGGCGGAGGGGTCCGCGGAACCGGAACGCGCGGAGACGGACGTCGACGCGGCGGACGACGCCGTCCCGATCGACCGCGAGACGGTCGTTCCGGCGTCGCTCGCGGCCGACCTCCGACGATACGCGGAGAGCGAGGGACTCGCCGCAGGCGACCCTCTCGTCGGCGTCTCCCCGCGCCGCGTCCAGATGCTGGTGCGCGAGACCGCGGAGCGGGCGCGGGAGCGCCGCGACGACCCGGCGCTGTCGTCGGTCACGCCGCGAACGCTCCGGCGGACCTTCGCCCGACGCCTCCTCGTCGACCGCGGCGTCGACCCGCACGTCGTCCGCGAGGCCGGCGGCTGGGAGACGCTGGACGCGCTGGACGCTCACCTCGACCCGCTCGACGGGGAGGCCATCGCCGCGGCCGTCGCGGGCGGGTCCGGCGACGACGGCGGCAAGGACGACGACGGTGACCGCGACGACGACGGCGACCGCGTCGGTTCCGGTGACCCGACCGAGGACCGCGAGGGTCCCACCGACCGCGGAACTCGCGAGGATCCGACGCTCACGCTCGTAGGCGCGTTCGAGGCGGTGGCCCGGGTTCCGGACCGGGAGGCCCTGTTCGAGACCGTCGTCGATCGGGTGTCCGAGACGGACCGGTGGCGGGAGGCTCAAGTCCGTCGCGGACCGTCGACGGAAGAGACGGGGCCGACCGACGAGCGATCGGAGTCGGTCCTCGAGGACGACCGCTGGCTCTCCGTCCCGATCGGTCACCGGGAGACGACCTACGGGACGCTCCGGCTCCTCCCGGACGGCGCGCCGGCGCGCCCCGCGGAGCGTCGGGAGGCCGAGGCGCTCGGTCGGTGTCTCGGCTGGGCGGTCACGGCGGGGCGCTGGCGGGACCTGCTCCACTCCGACGCGGTCACCGAGGTCGAGTTCCACACCGCGGCGGCGGACGCGTTCCTCGCGTCGACGAGCGCCGCGCTCGACTGTCGGATCGAACTCGAGTCCACGGTCGCCGTGTCGGGATCGGCCTCGCGGTGGTACCTCTCCGTGATGGGGACGGGCCCGCAGGCGGTCGCGGACGCGGTCGACGACGCAGAGGGCGTCGCCGAACTGCGCGTGATCGAGACGCGCGAGGACGGCTGTGCGGTGTCGGCCCGAGCGACCGGCGGGTCGATCGTCCGCGCGCTGACGGGCCACGGCGCGGCGGTCCGGGAGGCGGTGGCCGAGGAGGGCCGGGTCCGGGTCGTCGCCGACCTGCCGGACGGGACCGACGTGCGACCGATCGCCGACGACCTCCGGGAGGCCTTTTCCGACGCCCGGCTCGTGAGCAAGGAGTCGATCGCGCGATCGCCGCGGACCGAGTCGGCGTTGCGCGAGGGGGTGATCGACCGGCTCACCGACCGCCAGTGGGCGACGCTGTCCGCGGCGTACCACAGCGGCTACTTCGACTGGCCGCGCGGCAGCACGGCCGAGGAGGTCGCGGACGCGATGGACGTCTCCTCGCCCACCTTCCACAACCACCTCCGGAAGGCGGAGCGGGCGCTCCTCGAGACCCTCTTCGAGGAGCGCGACGCGCGGGATCGCCCGTGA
- a CDS encoding PIN domain-containing protein: MIVDTSFVLDVIDDVDAAVMKERELEAEGVPLVVPSMTVLELYIGVGKVAGTREERRRVEAVLDSYPLVDLTPSISRRAGRLLGERMADTDGDEGSGIGKADAVIAATALERDEPVLAGDRHFGDVPGVTHETYR, translated from the coding sequence ATGATCGTCGACACGAGTTTCGTTTTGGACGTCATCGACGACGTCGACGCGGCCGTCATGAAGGAGCGCGAGCTCGAAGCGGAAGGCGTTCCGCTCGTCGTGCCGTCGATGACCGTGCTGGAGCTGTACATCGGCGTCGGAAAGGTCGCCGGCACACGCGAAGAGCGTCGAAGGGTGGAGGCCGTGCTCGACTCCTACCCGCTCGTGGATCTGACCCCGAGTATTTCCCGACGTGCCGGACGGCTGCTCGGCGAGCGGATGGCCGATACCGACGGCGACGAGGGGTCGGGGATCGGAAAAGCCGACGCAGTGATCGCCGCGACCGCGCTGGAGCGTGACGAGCCCGTTCTCGCCGGTGATCGGCATTTCGGAGACGTCCCGGGCGTCACACACGAAACGTATCGATAG
- a CDS encoding antitoxin VapB family protein yields the protein MSHQIRLDDDVYERIKANKRDDESFSDAVKRLIGGRSLRDLRGVFDEDQVSEMRDAIEAADRTDRDEVRDVAERFE from the coding sequence ATGTCACACCAGATCCGCCTCGACGACGACGTGTACGAACGGATCAAGGCCAACAAACGCGACGACGAATCATTCAGCGACGCCGTGAAACGGCTGATCGGCGGACGGTCGCTCCGAGACCTTCGCGGCGTCTTCGACGAAGACCAAGTGAGCGAAATGCGGGACGCCATCGAGGCGGCCGACCGGACCGACCGCGACGAAGTTCGCGACGTTGCGGAGCGGTTCGAATGA